Proteins co-encoded in one Acidobacteriota bacterium genomic window:
- the infB gene encoding translation initiation factor IF-2, which yields MSKVRINDLARELEVKSKSILDALTAVGVTEKKTHSSSIEVDEAEKVRAYLSGGSRTASAPKPAETKLKFDLSKASKPGDALKAILERKQAETAAKAAPPVAPRPAVVAPPVVAAPKPTAPGTPVVAAVPPVAPQGPRKIVPQPRPQANIIVQPAPPPAIASRPPAGPVIARPPVAVVPPAVAAPAAHERPALVVPPAAAPKPAPAAPEVPVAATPTPEAPTAETPAVPAAAALEAPTAPAAPAPPARRVIMPQTGPRPIYTAPAPAPGAPPRNRPIFERPRPQAPGAPGSRPPLSPGARRPMHPTRTFPGGPGGPGGRPGFGGPGGPRPGFGARPGFGGPRPGAPGLLPPGSGDAPAGRPVGRPAQRRGGGQRYEKSKEGPMKGFAPPPRFGGAQIPHEPLPITRTITVTEGISVKDLAEKLDIRGKDLIATLLMRGVFVTVNQSLDGELVKDVARQFGADATIISVEEQLENEAIEGFLEDTTGMTEIVRSPVVTVMGHVDHGKTSLLDAIRQTDVAAGEAGGITQHIGAYKVHVSKPDSPAFGREIVFLDTPGHEAFTRMRARGAKVTDIVVIVVAADDGVMPQTLEAIDHAKAANVKMIVAINKIDKPEANPDRIKQQLAERGLQLVGWGGEVEFVEVSAKKRMNLDKLEEMICLVADVNEQKAQPDRPAVGTVIEAKLDRGRGAVASILVQNGTLRTGDSYIVGNTFGKVRAMFDDRGRSIAEAGPSTPVEILGLEAIPDAGDTFLAMADRDRAKEIARYRSMKEREAQLAKSSRVSLEGLAEQIKQAGMKDLNLILKGDVQGSVEVLADSLEKMSTEKVRVRVLRAGVGTITESDVLLASASNAVVIGFNVRPDRKAAEIAERENVEIRLHSIIYELQDEITKAMYGLLEPVFKENYLGRAEVLNVFKITKVGQIAGCIVRDGLIRRDAQVKVMRNGDEIWKGKIASLKRFKDDASEVRQGVECGIDLGNFKDIQVGDFIEAFTTEKLAAELGQTAAQRKAEKASNESVNV from the coding sequence ATGAGCAAAGTTCGAATCAACGATCTGGCACGCGAACTGGAAGTAAAGAGCAAGTCCATTCTGGACGCGCTGACGGCGGTTGGCGTCACAGAAAAGAAGACCCACTCGAGCTCGATCGAGGTCGATGAAGCGGAGAAGGTTCGTGCGTACCTGTCGGGCGGAAGCCGCACGGCCAGTGCACCGAAGCCAGCCGAGACAAAGCTGAAGTTCGATCTCTCAAAGGCGTCAAAACCAGGCGATGCTCTAAAGGCTATTCTCGAACGGAAACAGGCAGAGACGGCGGCAAAGGCCGCTCCTCCTGTGGCTCCGCGTCCGGCGGTTGTGGCTCCTCCTGTAGTGGCTGCGCCTAAGCCAACTGCGCCTGGAACTCCTGTGGTAGCTGCTGTGCCGCCTGTGGCCCCGCAGGGCCCACGCAAGATCGTTCCGCAGCCACGTCCACAGGCGAATATCATCGTTCAGCCAGCCCCCCCCCCGGCGATCGCGAGCAGGCCTCCGGCCGGCCCGGTCATCGCGCGTCCTCCCGTGGCTGTTGTTCCACCGGCTGTTGCGGCCCCTGCTGCACATGAGCGCCCTGCGCTCGTAGTGCCTCCAGCCGCTGCGCCGAAACCTGCACCTGCCGCACCTGAGGTTCCTGTAGCCGCGACGCCAACGCCTGAAGCTCCCACTGCGGAGACTCCGGCCGTACCTGCCGCCGCTGCGCTTGAAGCCCCAACGGCTCCCGCCGCGCCCGCACCTCCGGCACGCCGCGTGATTATGCCGCAGACGGGACCGCGCCCTATCTACACGGCCCCGGCACCTGCGCCGGGAGCGCCTCCGCGCAACCGTCCTATCTTTGAGCGGCCACGTCCGCAGGCTCCCGGTGCTCCGGGAAGCCGTCCCCCATTGTCTCCTGGAGCCCGGCGGCCGATGCACCCGACGCGCACCTTCCCGGGAGGCCCTGGCGGCCCCGGTGGGCGCCCCGGCTTTGGCGGTCCTGGCGGGCCCCGGCCCGGTTTTGGCGCACGTCCTGGATTTGGTGGACCGCGCCCGGGTGCTCCTGGCCTTCTTCCTCCGGGATCAGGCGATGCTCCGGCTGGACGTCCTGTGGGCCGTCCAGCACAACGCCGCGGCGGCGGACAGCGCTACGAGAAGTCCAAAGAAGGCCCGATGAAGGGCTTTGCGCCTCCGCCACGTTTTGGCGGAGCGCAGATTCCGCATGAGCCTTTGCCGATCACCCGCACCATCACCGTGACCGAAGGCATCAGCGTGAAGGATCTCGCCGAGAAGCTGGATATTCGCGGCAAGGATCTCATCGCGACGCTGCTGATGCGGGGCGTCTTCGTTACGGTGAACCAGTCGCTCGACGGCGAGCTGGTGAAGGACGTGGCTCGCCAGTTTGGCGCGGACGCGACCATCATCTCGGTCGAAGAGCAGCTTGAGAATGAGGCGATCGAAGGCTTCCTGGAAGACACGACCGGCATGACCGAGATCGTGCGCTCGCCTGTCGTTACGGTCATGGGCCATGTCGATCACGGTAAGACTTCGCTGCTCGACGCGATCCGCCAGACGGATGTTGCCGCAGGCGAGGCGGGCGGTATCACGCAGCACATCGGCGCCTACAAGGTCCACGTCTCGAAGCCGGACTCACCGGCCTTTGGACGCGAGATCGTCTTCCTCGACACGCCGGGCCACGAGGCCTTCACCCGCATGCGCGCACGCGGCGCAAAGGTCACCGACATCGTCGTTATCGTTGTCGCAGCCGACGATGGTGTGATGCCGCAGACGCTCGAGGCGATCGACCACGCCAAGGCCGCCAACGTAAAGATGATTGTGGCGATCAACAAGATCGACAAGCCGGAAGCCAACCCGGACCGCATCAAGCAGCAGCTCGCAGAGCGCGGATTGCAGCTCGTTGGCTGGGGCGGCGAGGTCGAGTTCGTCGAAGTCTCGGCCAAGAAGCGCATGAACCTCGACAAGCTCGAAGAGATGATCTGCCTGGTGGCCGATGTGAACGAGCAGAAGGCGCAACCCGATCGCCCAGCGGTCGGAACCGTGATCGAGGCCAAGCTGGACCGCGGACGCGGTGCGGTGGCGTCGATCCTGGTGCAGAACGGCACGCTTCGCACGGGCGACAGCTACATCGTCGGCAACACCTTCGGCAAGGTTCGTGCCATGTTCGACGACCGCGGCCGCTCGATCGCCGAAGCCGGTCCCTCGACCCCGGTCGAGATCCTCGGCCTCGAGGCCATCCCGGATGCTGGCGACACCTTCCTTGCCATGGCCGATCGCGACCGTGCCAAGGAGATTGCTCGCTACCGCTCCATGAAGGAACGCGAGGCGCAGCTGGCCAAGAGCTCGCGCGTCTCGCTCGAGGGACTCGCCGAGCAGATCAAGCAGGCCGGAATGAAGGACCTGAACCTGATCCTGAAGGGCGACGTGCAGGGTTCGGTCGAAGTGCTGGCCGACTCGCTCGAGAAGATGTCGACGGAGAAGGTCCGCGTACGCGTGCTTCGCGCGGGCGTCGGAACCATCACCGAGTCCGACGTGCTGCTTGCTTCGGCCTCGAACGCCGTCGTCATCGGCTTCAACGTTCGCCCCGATCGCAAGGCCGCGGAGATCGCCGAGCGCGAGAACGTCGAGATCCGGCTGCACTCGATCATCTACGAGCTGCAGGACGAGATCACCAAGGCGATGTACGGGCTGCTGGAGCCGGTGTTCAAGGAGAACTACCTTGGACGCGCCGAGGTGCTCAACGTCTTCAAGATCACCAAGGTCGGTCAGATTGCGGGCTGCATCGTGCGCGATGGCCTGATCCGGCGCGACGCGCAGGTGAAGGTGATGCGCAATGGCGATGAGATATGGAAGGGCAAGATTGCCTCGCTCAAGCGCTTCAAGGACGATGCGTCCGAGGTCCGGCAGGGTGTCGAGTGCGGTATCGATCTCGGCAACTTCAAGGACATCCAGGTTGGCGACTTCATCGAAGCCTTTACCACCGAGAAGCTGGCCGCAGAACTCGGCCAGACGGCGGCACAGCGAAAGGCCGAGAAAGCCTCGAACGAATCAGTCAACGTATAA
- the nusA gene encoding transcription termination/antitermination protein NusA, whose amino-acid sequence MASALYQSIEILSRDKGIDPGVVVGAVEDAIALATRKYYKTQENMRAEMDRESGEIRAYVFKTVVESPELVEDEVNQLTLEQARELAPEVEVGGELRFYKDTTPLGRIAAQMAKQVIFQKVREAERDTVYNEYNHRAGEVLTATVKRLEPMDVIFDIGKAEARMPKREQSRLEQFAVGERVRVVLLRVDRAAKGPQVIVSRASPVLVQNLFQSEVPEIYDNTVSIKAIAREAGERTKIAVQSRDKDVDPVGACVGMKGMRVQSIIRELRGEKIDIIEYSDEITTFAEKALQPAKVSRVSITDLGEKQLEVIVDDTQLSLAIGKKGQNVRLAAKLLQWKIDIKSEEEKRQEVEQQMQAMGGGPSTPIEQVTELGESILEKLIAAGITTVEALADMTPEQLEEVPGIGEKTVEKISVAVRHYFGQYEEGEERPAAAEASGAVAEETSLEKTPEEILAGEAGKGRAKEVNSFSTEDIADAENRASGSDALSEADAREEQIEQDNDTVDTLVDEAQEVSDEGIDDGNDRG is encoded by the coding sequence ATGGCAAGTGCTTTGTATCAGTCGATTGAGATCTTGAGCCGGGACAAGGGCATCGACCCCGGTGTAGTCGTAGGCGCCGTAGAAGACGCGATCGCGCTGGCGACGCGCAAGTACTACAAGACACAGGAGAACATGCGCGCCGAGATGGACCGCGAGTCCGGCGAGATCCGCGCCTATGTCTTCAAGACGGTGGTCGAGAGCCCGGAGTTGGTCGAAGACGAGGTGAACCAGCTTACACTCGAGCAGGCGCGCGAGCTTGCGCCCGAGGTCGAGGTGGGCGGAGAGCTGCGCTTCTACAAGGACACGACTCCGCTGGGCCGCATCGCCGCACAGATGGCCAAGCAGGTCATCTTCCAGAAGGTGCGCGAGGCAGAGCGCGACACGGTCTACAACGAGTACAACCACCGCGCGGGCGAGGTGCTGACGGCGACGGTGAAGCGGCTGGAGCCGATGGACGTGATCTTCGACATCGGCAAGGCCGAGGCTAGGATGCCGAAGCGCGAGCAGTCGCGGCTGGAGCAGTTTGCCGTGGGCGAGCGCGTGCGCGTTGTGTTGCTGCGCGTGGACCGCGCGGCCAAGGGGCCGCAGGTGATCGTCTCGCGGGCCTCACCGGTGCTGGTGCAGAACCTGTTCCAGAGCGAAGTTCCGGAGATATACGACAACACGGTGAGCATCAAGGCTATTGCGCGTGAGGCAGGCGAGCGTACCAAGATCGCGGTGCAGTCGCGCGACAAGGACGTTGACCCGGTGGGCGCGTGCGTGGGCATGAAGGGCATGCGTGTGCAGTCGATCATCCGCGAGCTTCGCGGCGAGAAGATCGACATCATCGAGTACTCGGACGAGATCACGACCTTTGCCGAGAAGGCGCTGCAACCGGCGAAGGTGAGCCGCGTCTCGATCACCGACCTGGGCGAGAAGCAGCTCGAGGTGATCGTCGACGACACGCAGCTTTCGCTGGCGATCGGCAAGAAGGGACAGAACGTCCGGCTGGCGGCGAAGCTGCTGCAATGGAAGATCGACATCAAGAGCGAGGAGGAGAAGCGCCAGGAGGTCGAGCAGCAGATGCAGGCCATGGGCGGCGGACCTTCGACTCCGATCGAGCAGGTGACGGAGCTTGGCGAATCGATCCTGGAGAAGCTGATCGCTGCCGGAATCACGACGGTCGAAGCGTTGGCGGACATGACGCCGGAGCAACTGGAGGAAGTCCCGGGCATCGGCGAAAAGACAGTCGAGAAGATCTCGGTCGCCGTGCGCCACTACTTCGGCCAGTACGAAGAGGGCGAAGAGCGTCCGGCTGCGGCAGAAGCTTCAGGCGCGGTAGCGGAAGAGACCTCGCTGGAGAAGACCCCTGAAGAGATTCTTGCGGGTGAGGCTGGCAAAGGCCGCGCCAAAGAGGTCAACTCCTTCTCGACAGAGGACATCGCAGATGCCGAGAACAGGGCATCCGGCTCCGATGCCTTGAGCGAAGCGGATGCGCGCGAAGAGCAGATTGAGCAGGACAACGATACAGTAGACACCCTGGTCGATGAAGCCCAGGAGGTCTCGGACGAAGGTATTGACGACGGAAACGACCGTGGCTAG
- a CDS encoding ribosome maturation factor RimP, with product MALNLDTIRATADRVAASHHLDVVDLEFSGGAKFRTLRIFIEKNAEERAKLAAKATAEGEEEATSLPKGVPVEMLSGVTHEDCATFAHDFGTVLDVEDLMPGAEYTLEVSSPGLERKLQKPEDYTRFTGSLVKVQTFSPVNNNRQWQGRLTSFAGNVLTLDLSAVKQKGKAKKAITVPVVEIPLANVEKAHLVAEF from the coding sequence ATGGCGCTGAATCTGGACACAATACGGGCAACGGCGGACCGCGTGGCCGCCTCGCACCACCTGGACGTGGTGGACCTTGAGTTTTCGGGCGGGGCGAAGTTTCGCACGCTGCGCATCTTCATTGAGAAGAATGCCGAGGAGCGGGCCAAACTGGCTGCGAAAGCCACTGCCGAAGGAGAGGAAGAGGCCACTTCCCTGCCCAAGGGCGTTCCCGTGGAGATGCTCTCGGGTGTGACCCACGAGGATTGCGCAACGTTTGCGCATGATTTTGGAACGGTACTGGACGTTGAAGACCTGATGCCAGGGGCGGAGTACACGCTTGAGGTTTCTTCACCAGGGCTTGAGCGGAAGCTGCAGAAGCCGGAGGACTATACGCGGTTTACCGGGAGCCTGGTGAAGGTGCAGACCTTCTCGCCGGTAAACAACAACCGGCAGTGGCAGGGGCGGTTGACCAGTTTTGCGGGGAATGTCTTGACGCTGGACCTTTCGGCGGTGAAGCAGAAGGGCAAGGCGAAGAAGGCCATTACGGTGCCGGTGGTGGAGATTCCGCTGGCGAATGTAGAAAAGGCGCACCTGGTGGCGGAGTTCTAG
- the sdhB gene encoding succinate dehydrogenase iron-sulfur subunit yields the protein MPSTIKVEIKRQSSPDAAPVTEKFEIPYRPGMNITSLLGEIALNPVDVTGKQTTPVTYDSNCLEEICGSCAMLINGKASMACSALVDKLTGPNKDQAITLAPLSKFPIVRDLAVDRSVLFENLKKVKAWVPIDGSYDLGSGPRQAPQIQEQRYPLSNCISCCCCMEVCPQFNLSTSFVGAATIAQAKLFNIDPSGSVLKEERLRALSGDGGIQECSFAQNCVMTCPKELPLTEAISDMGRDVFIQQVKDLFTR from the coding sequence ATGCCAAGCACAATCAAAGTCGAGATCAAGCGCCAGTCCAGCCCCGACGCTGCCCCTGTCACCGAGAAGTTCGAGATCCCCTATCGCCCCGGCATGAACATCACCTCGCTGCTTGGCGAGATCGCGCTCAACCCGGTCGATGTCACCGGAAAGCAGACGACGCCGGTGACCTACGACTCGAACTGCCTGGAAGAGATCTGCGGCTCCTGCGCCATGCTCATCAACGGCAAGGCCAGCATGGCCTGCTCCGCCCTGGTCGACAAGCTCACCGGCCCCAACAAGGACCAAGCCATCACGCTGGCGCCGCTCTCGAAGTTCCCCATTGTCCGCGACCTCGCCGTCGACCGTTCCGTCCTCTTCGAGAACCTCAAGAAGGTCAAGGCCTGGGTGCCCATCGACGGTTCGTATGACCTCGGCTCCGGCCCCCGCCAGGCCCCTCAGATTCAGGAGCAGCGCTACCCGCTCTCCAACTGCATCTCCTGCTGCTGCTGCATGGAGGTCTGCCCGCAGTTCAACCTCTCCACCAGCTTCGTCGGAGCGGCTACCATCGCCCAGGCCAAGCTCTTCAACATCGACCCCTCCGGCTCCGTGCTCAAGGAAGAACGCCTGCGAGCGCTCTCCGGAGACGGCGGCATCCAGGAGTGCAGCTTCGCCCAGAACTGCGTAATGACCTGCCCCAAGGAACTCCCCCTGACCGAGGCCATCAGCGATATGGGCCGCGACGTCTTCATTCAGCAGGTCAAAGACCTCTTTACGCGGTAG
- a CDS encoding acyltransferase, producing the protein MRRENNFDIIRLLLAAVVVFFHIGHVSGAPIFDPLPRYFSGHLAVEGFFAISGFLIFASWERASSLRDYIIKRAARILPGYWVATALCLAIAFSYGSFHVARFLFANLTFATFLSGTIPGVFPNNPTPVLNGALWTIKIEVMFYIAVPAIVWLCRRLNRDAVLWTLFALSIIYRVAMANHETLAVQLPGQLSFFMIGALIHYHLKWFEANGKWITAAAALMFVAHSITGWFILRPAAVATLTLSASLLLPVVKGPTRWGDFSYGTYVLHWPIIQIVVATGLYATRPWAAMLVTLLAVAVGAALSWFIVEKPSLALAHSRRIKTPYPAVTPS; encoded by the coding sequence ATGAGACGTGAGAACAACTTCGACATCATCCGGCTGCTGCTCGCCGCGGTTGTGGTCTTCTTCCACATCGGCCACGTCAGCGGAGCGCCGATCTTCGATCCTCTGCCCCGCTACTTCAGCGGACACCTCGCCGTCGAAGGCTTCTTCGCCATCTCCGGTTTCCTCATCTTCGCCAGTTGGGAGCGCGCCTCGTCCCTGCGCGACTACATCATCAAACGCGCCGCCCGCATCCTGCCGGGTTACTGGGTCGCCACCGCGCTCTGCCTCGCTATAGCGTTTTCTTACGGCAGCTTTCACGTTGCCCGCTTCCTCTTCGCGAACCTGACCTTCGCCACCTTCCTCAGCGGCACCATACCCGGCGTCTTCCCCAACAACCCCACACCAGTTCTCAACGGCGCGCTCTGGACCATCAAGATCGAAGTCATGTTCTACATCGCCGTCCCGGCGATCGTCTGGCTCTGCCGCCGGCTCAATCGCGACGCCGTGCTGTGGACGCTCTTCGCGCTCTCGATCATCTATCGCGTCGCCATGGCCAACCACGAGACGCTGGCCGTGCAGCTACCCGGCCAGCTCTCCTTCTTCATGATCGGCGCGCTCATCCACTACCACCTCAAGTGGTTTGAGGCGAACGGCAAATGGATCACCGCCGCAGCCGCCCTCATGTTTGTCGCGCACAGCATCACCGGATGGTTCATTCTGCGCCCGGCAGCCGTCGCTACGCTCACGCTCAGCGCATCGCTTCTACTGCCCGTCGTCAAAGGCCCAACGCGCTGGGGCGACTTCTCCTACGGCACCTACGTCCTGCACTGGCCCATCATCCAGATCGTCGTCGCCACCGGCCTCTACGCCACACGCCCCTGGGCGGCCATGCTTGTTACTCTGCTGGCCGTCGCCGTCGGAGCCGCCCTCTCGTGGTTCATCGTAGAAAAGCCATCGCTCGCACTCGCACATTCAAGGCGGATCAAGACACCCTATCCCGCCGTCACACCCAGTTAA